From Sulfurovum xiamenensis, a single genomic window includes:
- a CDS encoding phosphate-starvation-inducible PsiE family protein, with protein MDNENKKDTFVDIGHELTDKVEDPFIDFLHKIIRMAVKVLATLMVLVIVWGIGDVIYVLYQRLASPPYLLLNISDILATFGAFLAVLIAIEIFINITLYLKTNVIPVRLVVATALMAISRKVIIFDFKEITPLFVLSTAAVVLALGITYWLITKET; from the coding sequence ATGGATAATGAAAACAAAAAGGATACTTTTGTAGACATTGGTCATGAATTGACGGATAAGGTAGAAGACCCCTTTATAGATTTTCTTCACAAGATCATACGTATGGCAGTAAAAGTGCTGGCGACTTTGATGGTTTTGGTTATTGTCTGGGGTATAGGTGATGTCATTTATGTTTTGTATCAGCGTCTAGCATCCCCGCCATATCTGCTGTTAAATATCAGTGATATTCTAGCGACTTTTGGTGCCTTTCTTGCCGTTCTGATCGCTATAGAGATCTTTATAAACATTACACTTTATCTCAAAACCAATGTGATACCCGTTAGACTGGTTGTTGCAACTGCACTCATGGCAATTTCACGAAAAGTAATCATTTTTGATTTTAAAGAGATCACACCTCTTTTTGTACTGAGCACAGCAGCGGTTGTCTTGGCTTTGGGGATCACATATTGGCTGATCACTAAGGAAACCTAA
- a CDS encoding MgtC/SapB family protein — translation MEIDIIRKIAITLIIGFMIGLQREMREHSKEHIRSAGTRTFTLIALLGYLSAWMQTFIPYFLHVSLFLFGSLILATYVYKTVKSDSHGTTTEIAAFVTYILGMMMYLSLEDYAVFIAVIMLLILEIKSTLAKVEQEITQTDIKSATLFLVMTFVVLPLLPNEMVDPFGVFNPYKTWLMVVLIAGISFIGYIAIKILGNKRGVYMTGIFGGLVSSTAVSISLSKLYALEKTYLKNFAGGMAIASTIMYLRVLAETAVFNSDLAKSLALPYISGTIVGLVFVSYLYKHEKVYKVEHIAVTTNPLELSQALKLGLLFGIIFGSIYIFQSEFGDSGVYIISFLSGLTDVDAITLSLSQIATVKISELTAMYGIMIATVVNSIVKLGIVFALGGKKVGMIMALFYLLSIGVMVITFGMMHI, via the coding sequence ATGGAAATAGATATCATAAGAAAAATTGCTATTACCCTTATCATAGGCTTTATGATAGGTTTACAACGTGAAATGCGTGAACATAGTAAAGAACATATTAGATCTGCAGGTACAAGAACATTTACACTGATCGCTCTTTTAGGGTATTTGAGTGCATGGATGCAGACATTTATACCATATTTTCTGCATGTATCACTTTTTTTATTTGGATCATTGATCTTAGCTACCTATGTCTATAAAACAGTTAAGAGTGATTCACATGGTACAACGACTGAGATCGCTGCATTTGTGACGTATATTCTGGGGATGATGATGTATCTCTCATTGGAAGATTATGCTGTATTCATAGCGGTGATCATGTTGCTGATACTGGAGATCAAAAGTACACTTGCTAAGGTAGAACAGGAGATCACACAGACCGATATCAAATCCGCCACGCTCTTTTTGGTCATGACCTTTGTTGTCCTGCCTCTGCTCCCCAATGAAATGGTCGATCCTTTTGGTGTGTTCAACCCCTATAAAACATGGCTGATGGTCGTTCTGATAGCCGGTATCTCTTTTATCGGTTACATAGCCATTAAGATACTTGGAAATAAAAGAGGGGTATATATGACGGGTATATTTGGAGGTCTTGTATCGTCAACCGCTGTCTCCATCAGCCTTTCAAAACTCTATGCATTGGAGAAAACATATCTGAAAAACTTTGCCGGTGGGATGGCCATTGCTTCAACGATTATGTATCTAAGGGTACTTGCTGAAACTGCCGTTTTCAATTCTGATCTCGCTAAGTCACTGGCACTCCCCTATATTTCAGGCACCATAGTGGGATTGGTATTTGTTTCGTATCTTTATAAACATGAAAAGGTCTATAAAGTAGAACATATAGCTGTGACCACCAATCCTCTTGAACTCTCACAGGCACTGAAGTTAGGTTTGCTGTTTGGAATTATTTTCGGTTCGATCTATATCTTTCAGTCAGAATTTGGAGATTCAGGTGTCTATATCATCTCCTTTTTATCGGGATTAACGGATGTAGATGCCATTACACTCTCTTTATCCCAGATTGCAACAGTGAAGATATCCGAACTTACAGCCATGTACGGGATCATGATTGCAACGGTTGTAAACTCTATCGTAAAACTGGGTATTGTTTTTGCTTTGGGAGGAAAAAAAGTAGGCATGATTATGGCCCTTTTTTATCTATTGAGTATAGGGGTGATGGTGATCACTTTTGGTATGATGCATATATAA
- a CDS encoding calcium-translocating P-type ATPase, SERCA-type: MKNSVQWQTKDINDLLSALNSDIQTGLSEEEAKHRVEVYGPNELVRIEKSPWYQVFLRQFTNVLILILIVAAAISLAIGELGDAVTILVIIVLNGILGFVQEFKAENAIEVLRKMLHPKCKVLRASKEQIIDAKMLVPGDIVLLEIGDRVPADLRLIQSFNLKVDESSLTGESASVFKKVDTVDKDTPLSEQSDMAWMGTAVVNGRGTGIVVETGMQTQFGKIARMTQSVDTVKTPLQKKLAVLGKKLGIYSVAISILVALIGWLLGKDLFEMFLTGVALAVAVVPEGLPAVVTITLALGIKAMAKQKALLRRLQAAETLGAATTICTDKTGTLTQNQMTVKKIWLLSGEIEVTGSGYEPKGHFEVAGEKIDHKSHTDLMMLLKSALICNHAKVQKNNADWEVIGEPTEASLVVSAYKAGLYDDENDTRVSEFSFNSSRKRMSVIVHEKDTLTAYVKGAPEVILERSTQVFKDGKVLPLEESYKKEIESAYKKMATNGLRTLAIAFRRLPVDTTLLEESVENSLVLLGFVGIIDPPHEEVPEAIHMAKTAGIDIIMITGDNADTALSIAHTIGLEVDRAITSSELSQMDNDTLGTVLQEKVLFARARPEDKLRIVNTLKARDEVVAMTGDGVNDAPALKEADIGIAMGKKGTDVAKSASDIVLVDDNFASIINAVKEGRREYDNIKKFVQYLMASNSGEVIVIFLNILLGGPLVLIPVQILWMNLITDGMTAIALGVEPAEKGIMKRPPREVDEPILDRGGTIMIAVLGTYVGLVTLWLFHYYLAKDPQNGMVLAQTIAFTGIIILEKMIVLNFRSLREPINVIGFFTNKWLLLAIALTLGLQACAVYVPFLQSALHTTAMSWEDWGIIVLVSLPIFILTELYKWIRWTKWK; this comes from the coding sequence ATGAAAAATAGTGTTCAATGGCAGACAAAAGATATAAATGATCTCCTCAGTGCTTTAAACAGTGATATACAAACCGGATTAAGTGAAGAGGAAGCGAAACATAGGGTTGAAGTATATGGACCGAATGAACTTGTTCGTATAGAAAAATCTCCCTGGTATCAAGTATTTCTACGTCAGTTTACGAATGTACTTATCCTTATACTCATAGTTGCAGCAGCGATCTCTTTGGCCATTGGTGAATTGGGTGATGCTGTCACTATTTTAGTAATCATTGTACTTAACGGTATTCTCGGATTTGTTCAGGAGTTCAAGGCCGAAAATGCCATTGAAGTATTAAGAAAGATGTTGCATCCAAAGTGCAAGGTACTTCGTGCATCCAAAGAGCAGATCATTGATGCCAAAATGCTTGTTCCCGGAGATATTGTCTTATTGGAGATAGGTGACAGGGTACCTGCAGATCTGAGGCTTATTCAAAGTTTTAACCTAAAAGTGGATGAGTCTTCCCTGACAGGTGAATCCGCCTCAGTCTTTAAAAAAGTGGATACGGTAGATAAAGATACTCCTCTTTCAGAACAGTCTGATATGGCCTGGATGGGTACAGCAGTGGTGAATGGAAGAGGAACGGGGATAGTGGTTGAGACTGGTATGCAAACCCAGTTTGGAAAAATTGCACGTATGACGCAGAGTGTCGATACAGTCAAAACACCTCTACAAAAGAAACTTGCTGTATTGGGTAAAAAACTGGGGATCTATTCTGTAGCTATTTCTATACTTGTTGCTTTGATCGGATGGCTTCTTGGCAAAGATCTTTTTGAGATGTTTCTGACGGGGGTCGCATTGGCTGTTGCTGTGGTACCTGAAGGACTTCCTGCAGTTGTGACGATCACACTGGCACTTGGTATCAAGGCTATGGCAAAGCAAAAAGCACTTTTGAGACGCTTGCAGGCTGCAGAAACACTTGGTGCAGCAACCACGATATGTACAGATAAGACTGGAACATTGACGCAAAACCAGATGACTGTAAAAAAGATCTGGCTTCTCTCCGGAGAGATCGAAGTAACCGGAAGTGGCTATGAACCTAAGGGTCATTTTGAAGTAGCAGGGGAGAAGATCGATCATAAGAGCCATACAGACTTGATGATGCTGTTAAAAAGTGCTTTGATATGTAATCATGCCAAAGTACAAAAAAACAATGCAGATTGGGAAGTGATCGGTGAACCTACAGAAGCATCCTTGGTTGTTTCCGCCTACAAAGCAGGTCTTTATGATGATGAGAATGATACTAGAGTAAGCGAATTTTCTTTTAACTCCAGCCGGAAACGTATGAGCGTTATTGTACATGAAAAAGATACTTTGACAGCCTATGTCAAAGGTGCTCCGGAAGTCATCCTTGAAAGAAGTACTCAGGTGTTCAAAGATGGGAAGGTACTTCCTTTGGAAGAATCCTATAAAAAAGAGATTGAATCAGCGTATAAAAAGATGGCTACCAATGGACTACGAACACTTGCCATTGCTTTTAGGAGACTTCCTGTTGATACAACACTTTTAGAAGAGAGTGTTGAGAACTCATTGGTTTTACTTGGTTTTGTAGGGATCATAGATCCACCGCATGAAGAAGTTCCTGAAGCTATTCATATGGCTAAAACAGCTGGTATCGATATTATTATGATCACTGGGGATAATGCGGATACAGCACTCTCTATTGCCCACACGATCGGTCTGGAAGTAGACAGAGCGATAACATCAAGTGAACTTTCTCAAATGGATAATGATACATTAGGTACGGTATTACAGGAAAAGGTATTATTCGCAAGAGCAAGGCCCGAAGATAAACTCAGAATTGTAAATACCCTTAAAGCTAGAGATGAAGTGGTCGCAATGACTGGTGATGGGGTGAATGATGCTCCGGCACTGAAAGAAGCAGATATTGGTATAGCTATGGGGAAAAAAGGTACGGATGTCGCTAAAAGCGCTTCTGATATTGTATTAGTGGATGATAACTTTGCATCTATTATTAATGCAGTAAAAGAGGGACGACGGGAGTATGATAATATTAAAAAATTCGTGCAGTACCTTATGGCATCCAACAGTGGTGAGGTCATCGTCATCTTTTTAAATATTTTATTGGGCGGACCACTGGTCCTTATCCCTGTACAGATATTGTGGATGAATCTTATCACCGATGGTATGACAGCGATTGCTCTGGGTGTGGAACCGGCAGAAAAAGGTATTATGAAGCGACCGCCAAGAGAGGTAGATGAACCTATCCTTGACCGTGGTGGCACTATTATGATTGCTGTGTTAGGGACTTATGTAGGATTGGTAACGCTTTGGCTTTTTCATTACTATCTTGCAAAAGATCCTCAAAATGGCATGGTGCTTGCACAGACCATAGCATTTACGGGGATCATTATTCTTGAGAAGATGATCGTGCTGAATTTTCGTTCACTACGTGAGCCTATCAATGTCATAGGTTTTTTCACCAACAAGTGGCTTCTATTGGCTATCGCACTCACTTTGGGACTGCAGGCATGTGCCGTCTATGTGCCGTTTTTACAAAGTGCATTGCATACGACTGCTATGAGTTGGGAAGATTGGGGTATTATAGTGTTAGTCTCATTACCAATATTTATTTTGACAGAGCTTTATAAATGGATCAGGTGGACCAAATGGAAATAG
- a CDS encoding cation:proton antiporter, with amino-acid sequence MNELELGELLLTFALVFAFTYALAFLLSRFRIPSILAALFVGIALSYTSFSTLIHGNPDFESTFSFLSDLGVLFLLFYIGLQIDLTEMKKSSSDIAWLTLFNTIIPFIFGVMAMLLYDYGWAIALVIGLTRMPTAEAVIVPILDEYKMLKTRIGTFIIGAGVLDDVIEVILVGIVSIWIGARTGQSHGGVLGLFAGIMTFILLSWILYQWMPRILQKWEPKNLSALMIFSLIILFGFGGFGEYVELGMVVGAITAGIIMRPLFEHEEQKGELLAKTTQTLSYGFFGVIFFFWVGFNADMEGFLQEPLLAIILYLAGTFGKLFGVLLMVPMKKMCLKEAIIVGVGLDARLTTEIIVAQLLFSAAIIDIKLFTALVAASSFTAITVPIIFSLLIRFWGDEVYHEK; translated from the coding sequence ATGAATGAATTAGAGTTGGGAGAACTTCTTTTAACTTTTGCCTTGGTATTTGCTTTCACTTATGCACTTGCTTTTTTACTTTCAAGATTTCGTATACCCAGTATACTTGCCGCACTATTTGTTGGAATTGCGCTTAGTTATACCTCTTTTTCTACATTGATCCACGGTAATCCTGATTTTGAAAGTACTTTTTCCTTTCTTTCTGATCTTGGTGTTCTTTTTCTACTTTTCTATATAGGCTTACAGATAGATTTGACTGAGATGAAGAAATCAAGTTCGGATATAGCATGGCTTACATTGTTCAATACGATCATTCCTTTTATCTTTGGTGTGATGGCTATGCTTTTATATGATTATGGATGGGCGATCGCATTGGTAATAGGTTTGACACGTATGCCAACGGCTGAAGCCGTTATCGTGCCTATCTTAGATGAGTATAAAATGCTCAAAACACGTATCGGTACGTTTATTATCGGTGCGGGAGTCCTTGATGATGTGATTGAAGTGATATTAGTTGGTATCGTTTCTATCTGGATAGGAGCAAGAACAGGCCAAAGTCATGGAGGGGTATTAGGGCTGTTTGCCGGTATTATGACATTTATTTTACTTTCTTGGATTTTATATCAATGGATGCCTAGGATTCTGCAAAAGTGGGAACCAAAAAATTTAAGTGCTCTGATGATCTTCTCATTGATCATTTTATTTGGTTTTGGCGGTTTTGGAGAGTATGTCGAACTGGGGATGGTTGTAGGTGCTATTACTGCAGGGATTATTATGCGTCCTCTTTTTGAACATGAAGAACAGAAGGGTGAATTGCTTGCTAAAACAACACAGACCTTAAGTTATGGTTTTTTTGGTGTAATCTTCTTCTTTTGGGTCGGGTTTAATGCTGATATGGAAGGATTCCTGCAGGAGCCGCTTTTAGCTATCATACTCTATCTTGCAGGTACATTTGGCAAGCTATTTGGTGTTTTGCTCATGGTACCAATGAAAAAAATGTGTCTAAAAGAGGCGATAATAGTAGGAGTAGGTCTTGATGCTAGACTGACAACAGAGATCATCGTTGCACAGTTACTTTTTAGTGCAGCGATCATCGATATAAAACTCTTTACGGCACTGGTCGCTGCATCCTCTTTTACTGCGATAACGGTACCCATCATCTTTTCACTCTTGATACGTTTTTGGGGTGACGAGGTTTACCATGAAAAATAG
- the nifJ gene encoding pyruvate:ferredoxin (flavodoxin) oxidoreductase, with protein sequence MAEHSTMMVDGNEAVAMVAHKINEVIAIYPITPASPMGEFSDIYSAKKQKNIFGTVPEVYEMQSEGGASGAVHGALQAGALTTTFTASQGLLLMIPNMYKIAGELTSTVFHVASRSLAAQALSIFGDHQDVMGVRQTGFALLASGSVQEAHDFALIAQVATLHGRIPFLHFFDGFRTSHEVNRIEKLPDEVLKSMINLDLVEAHHKRGLTPDLPVLRGTSQNPDVYFQGRESVNKYYQALPKILQEQMDTFAELTGRSYRLFDYVGVEDAERVIVLMGSGTQAVEESVLYLNAQDEKVGMIKIRLALPFAVETFIDALPSSVKSIAVLDRTKESGSLGEPLYHDVVSALYEHRTELPFELPTIIGGRYGLSSKEFTPAMILAIYKELSKASPKNHFTIGIDDDVTHTSLDYDHNFILKNPNQFQALFYGLGSDGTVGANKNTIKIIGEETDYYAQGYFVYDSKKSGSMTISHLRFGPDPIRSSYLIQEADFIAVHQSVFLEKLDLLQHAKPGAVFLLNTPHNKEEVWQHLPRVTLKLIIDKRLKFYVIDAYSVAKESKIGSRINTVMQTCFFAISGILPREEAIAKIKHSIQKSYGKKGDVIVQMNFAAVDNTLENLYEVDIPTQAESTQELQPVLKGVLSPFVSEVIGKMSAYMGDELPVSKIPADGTWPTGTTQYEKRNIAHEVPVWDPDTCIQCNKCVSACPHSVIRSNVFDVSFMDEAPEGFLSKLAKGKKFGENDLFNISVAVEDCTGCSLCTEVCPAKNKSQTNLKAINMTPLPDIKEEKIAQWDYFTSLPKVERSKLDHDDLKESQFLEPLFEFSGACAGCGETPYIKLATQLFGDRMVVANATGCSSIYGGNLPTTPWRKNDEGRGPAWSNSLFEDNAEFGLGFRLAIDNHIAHARSLLEGLQDGLDKKLVEAILGASQKNETEFNEQRERITLLKSALAEREDNEAKKLHEIADYLVKKSVWIIGGDGWAYDIGYGGLDHVLASGKNVNILVLDTQVYSNTGGQQSKATLTGAVAKFAADGKAGVPKDLAAMAINYENVYVAKVSLGANDKATVKAFVEAECYEGPSIIIAYSHCIAHGYDLKYGFDQQKRAVDSGLWPIFRFNPDKIKEGENPMTLDYKGPKIDVKDFMYRETRFKMVEKMNAESAGSYLKTAAHTAQTLYKRYQNLYEHYQPIQKEV encoded by the coding sequence ATGGCAGAGCATTCAACTATGATGGTTGACGGCAATGAAGCCGTTGCAATGGTAGCCCACAAGATCAATGAGGTCATTGCCATATACCCTATCACCCCCGCCTCTCCTATGGGTGAATTCAGTGATATTTACAGTGCCAAAAAACAGAAGAATATTTTTGGTACGGTGCCTGAAGTGTATGAAATGCAAAGTGAAGGAGGCGCAAGCGGTGCTGTGCACGGTGCCTTGCAGGCAGGTGCACTGACCACGACCTTTACCGCTTCTCAGGGATTGCTGCTGATGATACCCAATATGTATAAGATCGCAGGAGAGCTCACTTCGACGGTATTTCATGTGGCTTCTCGCTCTCTTGCTGCCCAGGCACTCTCCATTTTTGGTGACCATCAGGATGTCATGGGAGTAAGACAGACCGGGTTTGCCCTACTCGCCTCTGGTTCCGTACAGGAAGCCCATGATTTTGCCCTTATTGCACAGGTAGCAACCCTGCATGGACGCATTCCTTTTTTACATTTTTTTGACGGATTTAGAACCTCCCATGAAGTGAATCGTATCGAAAAACTCCCTGATGAAGTACTCAAAAGCATGATCAACCTTGATCTGGTCGAAGCACACCATAAACGGGGTCTGACACCTGACCTCCCTGTACTTCGTGGTACATCCCAAAACCCCGATGTCTATTTTCAAGGGCGTGAAAGTGTCAATAAGTATTATCAGGCACTGCCTAAGATCTTGCAGGAGCAGATGGATACCTTTGCCGAATTAACCGGAAGATCCTACCGGCTTTTTGATTATGTCGGTGTTGAAGATGCTGAGAGAGTGATCGTATTGATGGGTTCTGGTACCCAGGCAGTAGAAGAGAGTGTACTCTATCTGAATGCGCAAGATGAAAAAGTGGGCATGATAAAGATACGGCTGGCATTGCCTTTTGCGGTCGAAACATTCATTGATGCACTTCCAAGCTCAGTCAAGTCCATTGCCGTGCTTGACCGTACCAAAGAATCAGGGAGTCTGGGTGAACCACTCTATCATGATGTAGTGAGTGCACTGTATGAACATCGTACCGAACTACCTTTTGAGCTGCCAACTATCATCGGGGGACGCTACGGCCTCTCGTCCAAAGAGTTTACTCCTGCTATGATACTAGCGATCTACAAGGAACTTTCAAAAGCATCTCCGAAAAATCACTTTACTATCGGTATTGACGATGATGTTACCCATACTTCACTTGATTATGATCATAATTTCATCTTAAAAAACCCTAATCAGTTTCAGGCCCTCTTTTACGGACTGGGCTCGGATGGTACGGTAGGAGCCAACAAAAATACCATCAAGATCATCGGAGAAGAGACAGACTATTATGCCCAGGGGTATTTTGTCTATGACTCCAAAAAATCCGGTTCTATGACCATTTCTCATCTTCGTTTCGGTCCCGATCCGATACGCTCGAGCTACCTGATACAAGAAGCCGATTTTATCGCCGTACATCAATCTGTATTTCTTGAAAAACTCGATCTGCTGCAGCATGCTAAACCAGGTGCCGTTTTTCTGCTGAACACCCCGCACAACAAAGAGGAAGTATGGCAGCATCTTCCCCGTGTGACCCTGAAACTTATCATTGATAAAAGGCTTAAATTTTATGTCATTGATGCCTACAGTGTGGCCAAAGAAAGTAAGATTGGGTCTCGTATCAATACCGTGATGCAGACCTGTTTCTTTGCCATCAGCGGTATTCTTCCAAGAGAGGAAGCGATTGCCAAGATAAAACACTCGATCCAAAAAAGCTATGGAAAAAAAGGTGATGTCATTGTACAGATGAATTTTGCCGCCGTGGACAATACACTTGAGAATCTCTATGAAGTCGATATTCCCACACAGGCAGAGAGTACCCAAGAGCTTCAGCCTGTACTCAAAGGGGTACTAAGCCCATTCGTTTCTGAAGTGATCGGAAAAATGAGTGCCTACATGGGAGATGAACTTCCAGTATCCAAGATCCCGGCTGACGGGACATGGCCCACAGGGACCACACAGTACGAAAAACGGAACATTGCCCATGAAGTGCCTGTATGGGACCCTGATACCTGTATCCAGTGCAACAAATGTGTCTCTGCTTGTCCCCACTCGGTCATTCGCTCCAATGTCTTTGATGTCTCCTTTATGGATGAAGCGCCTGAAGGGTTTCTATCAAAACTGGCCAAGGGAAAGAAATTCGGAGAAAATGATCTTTTCAATATCTCTGTAGCGGTCGAGGACTGTACTGGATGTTCGCTCTGCACTGAAGTGTGCCCAGCAAAGAACAAATCACAAACGAACCTCAAAGCGATCAATATGACCCCGCTTCCCGACATTAAAGAAGAGAAGATTGCACAGTGGGATTACTTTACTTCACTCCCAAAGGTTGAGCGTTCCAAACTAGACCATGATGACCTAAAAGAGTCACAATTCCTTGAACCTCTCTTTGAGTTCAGCGGTGCATGTGCAGGGTGCGGAGAGACCCCGTACATTAAACTTGCTACACAGCTTTTTGGTGACAGGATGGTCGTTGCCAACGCCACTGGATGCAGTTCCATCTACGGAGGGAATCTTCCTACCACACCATGGAGAAAAAATGATGAAGGACGCGGACCGGCCTGGTCCAATTCACTCTTTGAAGACAATGCAGAGTTCGGGCTTGGCTTCCGCCTTGCCATCGATAACCACATAGCCCATGCCCGAAGCCTGCTTGAAGGACTTCAAGATGGTCTGGACAAAAAACTTGTTGAAGCGATACTGGGTGCTTCTCAGAAGAATGAAACAGAATTCAATGAGCAGAGGGAACGGATTACACTGCTTAAATCTGCTCTTGCTGAACGTGAAGACAATGAAGCAAAAAAACTACATGAGATCGCAGATTATCTTGTGAAAAAATCTGTTTGGATCATCGGGGGAGACGGCTGGGCCTATGACATCGGCTATGGCGGTCTGGATCATGTGCTTGCCAGCGGGAAAAACGTCAATATTCTGGTACTCGATACCCAGGTCTACTCCAACACCGGCGGCCAGCAGTCCAAAGCCACCCTGACGGGTGCTGTGGCCAAGTTCGCTGCAGACGGAAAGGCAGGGGTACCGAAAGATCTTGCTGCCATGGCCATCAATTACGAAAATGTCTATGTAGCAAAAGTCTCACTGGGTGCGAACGACAAAGCAACGGTCAAAGCCTTTGTTGAAGCAGAGTGTTATGAAGGTCCTTCCATCATCATTGCCTACTCGCACTGCATCGCCCACGGGTATGATCTAAAATACGGGTTTGATCAGCAAAAACGTGCTGTTGACAGTGGATTATGGCCGATTTTCCGATTTAACCCAGATAAGATCAAAGAAGGGGAAAATCCGATGACACTGGACTACAAAGGTCCTAAAATAGATGTCAAAGATTTTATGTATCGTGAAACACGATTTAAAATGGTTGAGAAGATGAATGCTGAATCTGCAGGATCTTACCTGAAAACCGCGGCACATACAGCTCAGACTCTCTACAAAAGATACCAAAACCTATATGAACATTATCAACCAATACAAAAGGAGGTCTGA
- a CDS encoding dihydroorotate dehydrogenase-like protein, whose protein sequence is MELTTTHLGLELKNPLIASASPLTASLDSIKKLEENGIAAVIMHSLFEEEINHEIHQIDHFLHIHSNANAEATTYLPNEVDFENLHSENYLEEIRKTKKAVQIPIIASLNGVSAGGWVKYAKKLQEAGADALELNITYIPTSIDMEGHTVEQMYVDTVTQVKEHISIPLNVKMNAYFSSPANMAKRFVEAGANGLTIFDNPARVDVDLELLTPLQRANITSPANISETLRWCAILYNKLSCSMCAGTGIHSGEDVLKAIMSGADAVALASILLTKGEAQAAVILNEITQWMQEYEYDSISQMKGSISLTHTDNPAAYERNSYMYALQQYRR, encoded by the coding sequence ATGGAACTGACTACTACGCATTTAGGGCTGGAGTTAAAAAATCCTCTTATTGCTAGTGCTTCGCCGTTAACGGCATCTCTTGATAGCATAAAAAAGCTTGAAGAGAACGGTATCGCCGCTGTCATCATGCATTCCCTCTTCGAAGAAGAGATTAACCATGAGATCCATCAGATCGACCATTTTTTGCACATTCACAGTAACGCTAATGCTGAAGCAACTACTTATCTGCCAAATGAAGTGGATTTTGAGAATCTCCACTCTGAAAACTATCTTGAAGAGATTAGAAAAACCAAAAAAGCTGTCCAAATTCCGATTATCGCAAGTCTGAACGGTGTTTCTGCAGGAGGATGGGTGAAATATGCCAAAAAACTGCAAGAAGCCGGTGCGGATGCTTTAGAACTTAACATCACCTATATTCCTACCTCTATAGATATGGAGGGTCATACCGTAGAACAAATGTATGTCGACACCGTAACGCAAGTCAAAGAGCATATATCTATTCCCCTCAATGTCAAAATGAACGCCTATTTTTCCAGCCCTGCAAATATGGCAAAACGCTTTGTGGAAGCCGGAGCCAACGGTCTGACCATTTTTGACAATCCTGCACGTGTGGATGTGGACCTTGAACTTCTTACTCCATTGCAGCGTGCCAATATCACCAGCCCAGCCAATATCAGTGAAACTTTAAGATGGTGTGCGATCCTCTATAACAAGCTTTCCTGCTCAATGTGTGCGGGTACAGGGATACACAGCGGTGAAGATGTGCTCAAAGCCATCATGAGTGGAGCAGATGCAGTGGCACTGGCTTCCATACTTCTTACCAAAGGAGAAGCCCAGGCAGCTGTGATACTCAATGAAATCACCCAATGGATGCAGGAATACGAGTATGACTCTATCTCGCAAATGAAAGGAAGTATCTCTCTGACCCATACCGATAACCCGGCTGCGTATGAACGCAACTCCTATATGTACGCTTTACAGCAGTATCGCCGCTGA
- a CDS encoding PGPGW domain-containing protein, which produces MMEFIDNHENLLFGLTLVSIMSFIASILLIPWIVTQIPADYFTHPKRQRYLCCQKPKMVRFMFIFLKNIIGVLLIIGGIFLLFLPGQGILTILIGLLIIDFPYKYRFEIWVIKHPFVLKSVNKLRTKAKKRPLVI; this is translated from the coding sequence ATGATGGAGTTTATTGATAATCATGAAAATCTATTGTTTGGGTTAACGCTAGTGTCGATCATGAGCTTTATCGCCTCGATACTGTTGATTCCTTGGATAGTGACTCAAATACCTGCAGATTATTTTACGCATCCAAAACGCCAAAGGTATCTATGCTGTCAAAAACCAAAAATGGTACGCTTTATGTTTATATTCCTTAAAAATATCATTGGAGTGCTGCTCATCATAGGAGGTATTTTCCTGCTTTTTTTACCCGGTCAGGGAATACTTACCATCCTGATAGGATTGCTTATCATAGATTTTCCCTACAAATACAGATTTGAGATCTGGGTCATAAAACACCCTTTTGTGCTAAAATCTGTCAATAAATTACGTACGAAAGCAAAAAAGCGCCCTTTAGTGATCTAA